GCGTGCTCTTCAAAGAACGTATCTTAATCATGGATGAAAATGATTCGACTAGTTTTGAAGACGCTGTATTGGCAATTCATCCGGCTTATTATCAATATCTGCTCAACGGCAAAAAGCCAAAGCTTGAAGTCAGCGCCGAATTCCCTGCGATTCAGCTTACGACAAATAAAACAATGGACGACTTGGTTCTCAAAGACAGCGTCAAAGACCAATTGGACTTGTTGATGGATTTTGTTCGCCACAAAAATGCCATGTACTCCAATGAGTCCTTCAAGCAAAAAGTCAAAGAAGGATATGTCGCCATGCTTTACGGACCTCCAGGAACTGGTAAAACCATGTCCGTAGCAGCTATGGGCAAAGAATTGGGCGTAGATGTTTATGCTGTAGACTTATCAAGAATTGTATCTAAATACATTGGAGAAACTGAGAAGAATCTAGAAAAAGTCTTCGCAAGACTTGAGGACAAAGATTGCATACTTTTCTTCGATGAAGCGGATGCGCTATTTGGCAAAAGAACGGAAGTCAAAGATTCCAAAGACAGATACGCCAACCAAGAAGTCGCTTATTTGCTTCAAAAAATCGAACAATTCAAAGGCTTGGTGTTGCTTGCCAGCAACTATAACCAAAACCTAGACAAGGCATTCCGCAGAAGAATTCTCACTTCCATATTCATGGCGCCTCCTTCAGAAAAAGAAAGGTTGATCCTCTGGGAGAAAGCATTGCCTGAAAACTTCAGATACGAACCAGAAGGATTGCCTGCATATTTAGCAAAAGAACATTCGGTTACCGGAGCGAACATCGCCAATGTAATCAAGCTTTCATGCCTAAGAGCTCATACGCTCAACACGCAACAGATTGATAAAAAGACTATCGAATATTTCATCAAACTGGAATTGGATAAAGAAAAAAATTAAAATCAAAACCTTATAGGTTTAACTCCAAAGAGCCTTGCAATTGCAAAGCTCTTTGACATTTTTTATTAACTCAATGGAACAAGTCCACCTTTATTCAATAAATAGACAAGGTCTTCCAATTCTTGCTTTAATGAAAACGCCGATTTTAATCCATGATTATTCAATGGAATCTTCAACACATAGCAATGAGACTCTCTTTCGATATTTTCTTTAAAAATCTCGATATTATGTTCGATTTCATCATCAACTAACACCTTGAAACGAACAATATCAGGAGTTAATTTGGTATAAACATCCGCCACGATTGTAAAACCATTTATTTCTCCCTTCAAAACTAATGTTGAAAAATGCCAACGACTGCTTTCATACAAGTATACCTTTTTGAAGCCGATTTTCACCAAATCTGAAAAAGGCCAAGTACCAAAAGCTTTCTGTCTCTTTTTTAAATCCGTCTTCCCTTGTAAGATGCTTATTCCAAGCAAATACAAAGGCAGAATCAAACATGCAAAAAGCAATATAACAAGGCTTATTGTATTACTCAGCTGTTCCTCTAAATAATAAAATACGCTCCAAATTATTACAGCTACCACACTGCACACAAGAGAACAAAAGACAAAATAAAACTTGAGCTTCCATTTATTCAATTCAAAAAATCCCATGACATCAACGCTTATTATCAATAATCAAAAAAACTAAATCTTAACCGATCAACGATTAAGTACAAATTAATATAAGCATTTACTTCATATCAATAAACTGTCTTTGACTGTTCATTCAATAAAAACGGCAAAATATGCTCTTCAAATATTCTCTCAGGCTGCTGCACCTTGCCATTTCTGAAATTCGCTGATGTAATCACAACAACAGCGTCAAGCTTGGGAATCACAAAAACATATTGTCCTCCGGCTCCTCTTGCTTCAAATGTGGCAACTTCAAAATCATTATGCTCATACACTCCATGCCACCATAAATAACCATACATATTTTGGTCCTTCGCATTTTCCAAAGGCAAATATTTTTTAAATGACTCGTGGATCCATTCCTTAGATATTATACGCTCGCTTCCCCATACGCCTTCATTCAAATACATTTCTCCGAATTTCAACATATCTCGAGGGCTCAAGTACATGCCTCCACCAAAATAAGAATAACCTTCCCTATCGGTTTGAATAACATAATTCGAAATATCCAGCTTTTCGAATAAATATTTATCCATAAAAATATTCAACGGCTCTTCCACCATCATTCTAGCGGCTAAGCCTAACAGCGCCGGATTTGCAGTGCCGTAATTCGCATGCACATTAGGAGAATACAGCATTCGCGCTTTTAAAATAGTTTCAAACCAATCAAATGTCGATTGATATTTATCTTCTGAAGCTTGAGAGATGCTATCTATCCCAAAGTCAATTGCGTCCAGTCCAGAGCTCATCGTCAATAAACTTTGCAAATCAATTTCATTCTTCAAGCTATCTCGGTATTTTAAATACTTTGGGACCACAAAGTCAAAAACCGACTGGGAAGTATTGCTATAAAATCCTTGATCCTTCAATATTCCCATCACTGCCGACGATACACTTTTCGACATCGATCTGGTATCGTGTGGAACTTGTTCGGTATAGCCATTATAGTACTTCTCAAAAACCAACTTCCCATTTCGGCTTATCAATACACTATGAGTGTTTTCCAAACTGTTATTATTTATCAAGGAGTCCATTCTTATCAACAATGGAGAGACCTTTCGACTATCATCGCCCCTATCAACCCCATTAAAATCAGTATACTCCCATAAACCTTTTGATCTAGACATATTTACTTTTGAAACCAACATCTCATCTCCCAAGTAAATTGACATATTGATTCTACCCGGCTCTAAAATTCCTTTAAAATTCAAGCCTGTTTTAAAATCCTGAAAGGTAATTTCTTGATTATTTTTTTTAAAATCAGCACACCACGTTCCCGTAAATCTAGTTTCTGAAAAAATAGGATAAGCCTGATAGTTCTCACCAGAGCCGTTCTCCACACTCAAATATAATTTATCAGAGCTTAATTGATCCAAGATCAAAGCATTCAATTCACCAAAGTAAACTCCATTGCGTTTGTCTAAAACAACATGATATTGCAACAAACCAGAAGCAACAAAGCCTCTAATTTTCCCTTCCGATTCATAGCCCACAAATTCTACTCTTTCAGCCAGCTTGGCTTTCAAGAGACCATCATTAACAACGACTGGCTTTACCATTTCAGAAACATCGTTTGATATTCTAAATAACGGCTCATCAGATCCCAAATTTAAAATTTCAACTTCAAAATCAAATACTGATTTGCTTTGCAATCGACCTTCCCAATCGCCATTATAATCGGACATATCTTGAGAAGTAGCGGTAAACCCTATCGTAAAGAATATTACCGAAAATACATAAAGTGCTTTCATA
The Aureibacter tunicatorum DNA segment above includes these coding regions:
- a CDS encoding ATP-binding protein, with translation MATDAIFEEKKTVKREGVPTLEHFDQLDIENKKYPQTLVNNIQALMHTKAWLVEIIGFRLNNFSDESKSHSNIYDIRKQFAMETNSHWDEISKSFNLTLSEQFLLSAIFFSQFEPQLFIELFSQEELNVYFQKDKQRLIPTLNLRSIIYLLSGEDYLNRAVYLNQLAQSVLFKERILIMDENDSTSFEDAVLAIHPAYYQYLLNGKKPKLEVSAEFPAIQLTTNKTMDDLVLKDSVKDQLDLLMDFVRHKNAMYSNESFKQKVKEGYVAMLYGPPGTGKTMSVAAMGKELGVDVYAVDLSRIVSKYIGETEKNLEKVFARLEDKDCILFFDEADALFGKRTEVKDSKDRYANQEVAYLLQKIEQFKGLVLLASNYNQNLDKAFRRRILTSIFMAPPSEKERLILWEKALPENFRYEPEGLPAYLAKEHSVTGANIANVIKLSCLRAHTLNTQQIDKKTIEYFIKLELDKEKN
- a CDS encoding serine hydrolase; translation: MKALYVFSVIFFTIGFTATSQDMSDYNGDWEGRLQSKSVFDFEVEILNLGSDEPLFRISNDVSEMVKPVVVNDGLLKAKLAERVEFVGYESEGKIRGFVASGLLQYHVVLDKRNGVYFGELNALILDQLSSDKLYLSVENGSGENYQAYPIFSETRFTGTWCADFKKNNQEITFQDFKTGLNFKGILEPGRINMSIYLGDEMLVSKVNMSRSKGLWEYTDFNGVDRGDDSRKVSPLLIRMDSLINNNSLENTHSVLISRNGKLVFEKYYNGYTEQVPHDTRSMSKSVSSAVMGILKDQGFYSNTSQSVFDFVVPKYLKYRDSLKNEIDLQSLLTMSSGLDAIDFGIDSISQASEDKYQSTFDWFETILKARMLYSPNVHANYGTANPALLGLAARMMVEEPLNIFMDKYLFEKLDISNYVIQTDREGYSYFGGGMYLSPRDMLKFGEMYLNEGVWGSERIISKEWIHESFKKYLPLENAKDQNMYGYLWWHGVYEHNDFEVATFEARGAGGQYVFVIPKLDAVVVITSANFRNGKVQQPERIFEEHILPFLLNEQSKTVY